From Plectropomus leopardus isolate mb chromosome 4, YSFRI_Pleo_2.0, whole genome shotgun sequence, the proteins below share one genomic window:
- the LOC121941596 gene encoding carcinoembryonic antigen-related cell adhesion molecule 21-like: MESRSSLTEIVYIWYKNREFLYEDWSPWYQQLVSSEEAVTYSCAVKGHEHLRAPEVSVDSVTSTCFNVTYAKGRMCSYKQTSVDEPCSITYPREVYVQRTPAGSHVILTCHTSCLLTAHQTAYKGYKNRHAVESFSCAVKGLEDLRSAEVCIKGNNCWSVNYVSRRICASEGSSANISSEYSYPENQHLKSKFWYKIKRVGTKAVEKLTEDAGRVEYHENRENQHTLKIRNLNKNDSAEYIFRVITNEGGWKQSGFSVVKLTVTGLKVKFTPSAVVTEDQRVTLTCSTSCPLTDDTNYIWFFNSRPLTLTGSQNKHLILDPVNSLHAGNYSCAVKTQRDFTSPEEALTVQASGKSMAIINAVRLTVALLIVIPLLFHLWLSIWT, translated from the exons TGGTACCAACAGCTGGTCAGCAGTGAGGAAGCAGTCACATACTCCTGTGCTGTCAAAGGACACGAGCATCTCAGAGCACCAGAAGTCTCAGTGG attCTGTCACATCGACCTGCTTTAATGTGACCTACGCTAAAGGGAGGATGTGTTCTTATAAGCAGACATCAGTGGATGAGCCCTGCTCCATCACATATCCCAGAG AAGTGTATGTCCAGAGGACACCTGCAGGGAGCCACGTCATACTGACCTGTCACACAAGCTGTCTTCTGACTGCCCATCAAACTGCATATAAAGGCTACAAGAACAGACATGCAGTTGAAAGTTTCTCCTGTGCTGTAAAAGGCCTTGAGGATCTGCGTTCTGCTGAAGTCT GTATTAAGGGAAACAACTGCTGGAGTGTAAATTATGTCAGCAGAAGAATTTGTGCATCAGAGGGCTCTTCAGCGAACATTTCAAGTGAATACTCGTATCCTGAAAACCAGCATCTGAAGTCTAAATTTTGGTATAAAATTAAGAGAGTGGGCACCAAAgctgttgaaaaactgactgagGACGCAGGTCGCGTGGAGTAtcatgaaaacagagagaacCAGCACACCCTGAAAATTAGAAATCTGAATAAGAATGACTCAGCAGAATACATATTCAGAGTCATAACAAATGAAGGAGGATGGAAACAGTCGGGTTTTTCAGTTGTTAAGCTGACAGTCACAG GTCTGAAAGTGAAGTTCACTCCCTCTGCAGTGGTGACAGAGGACCAGAGAGTCACACTGACCTGCAGTACCAGCTGTCCTCTGACTGACGACACAAACTACATTTGGTTCTTCAACAGTCGACCTTTGACCCTGACAGGGagccaaaacaaacacctgATTCTAGACCCAGTCAACAGTCTGCATGCAGGAAACTACTCCTGTGCTGTCAAAACCCAGAGAGACTTCACATCCCCTGAAGAGGCTCTGACTGTTCAAG cTTCTGGGAAGTCAATGGCGATAATTAATGCAGTGAGACTGACTGTTGCATTACTGATCGTGATTCCTCTTCTCTTCCACCTGTGGTTGAG taTATGGACATAA
- the LOC121941469 gene encoding sialoadhesin-like isoform X2, translating into MIWVAECVFMGFILCTSGFGGQTVRICALKDSTVDLPCSARRPPSSLKWYTARLDGKNPVLSELSADGNHVTYNTSAESTFTLTIKDLSESDENIYCCRDDTKSCWENNIELHVSDLQVHVFPTKEGHTVSLMCSTSCALTENPVVYIWYKNGEFLYEDWSPWYQQLVSSEEAVTYSCAVKGHEHLRAPEVSVGSSSYCLTVNFASRRLCALEGSSVNFESEYTRPSWISEAEAGLWNKIMRCDNQIAENPTQDADRVAFHDDMKHHSTMTINNLKKNDSAEYTFGFHEYARRWDHCDLPTVTLVVTVLKVTVTPAADVTAGQKVTLTCSTSCPLTDTNYIWFFNGRPLTLTESQNKQLVLYPVRSQHAGNYSCAAENLQNISSPVETLTVEPLISIAILNAVKLTVLLLMAAYLLYMLVRKRTKLCPAAKKRDKVQTEQAGLLYESIKLKNCTPGTRPAEKQVDSVNRRCRF; encoded by the exons ATGATTTGGGTAGCTGAATGTGTGTTTATGGGTTTCATCCTCTGCACCTCAG GGTTTGGGGGACAAACAGTTAGGATCTGTGCCTTAAAGGATTCTACAGTGGATCTGCCCTGCTCAGCTAGACGTCCACCCTCCAGCCTGAAATGGTACACTGCACGCTTGGATGGCAAAAATCCTGTTCTGAGTGAGCTCTCTGCAGATGGAAACCATGTAACATATAACACATCAGCAGAGAGCACCTTCACTCTGACAATCAAAGACCTGAGTGAGagtgatgaaaatatttacTGCTGCAGAGATGACACAAAAAGCTGCTGGGAGAACAACATTGAGCTCCATGTTTCAG ACCTGCAGGTACATGTGTTTCCCACCAAAGAGGGGCACACAGTATCACTGATGTGCAGCACCAGCTGTGCTCTGACTGAAAATCCTGTAGTCTACATCTGGTACAAGAACGGAGAGTTCCTCTATGAGGACTGGTCTCCCTGGTACCAACAGCTGGTCAGCAGTGAGGAAGCAGTCACATACTCCTGTGCTGTCAAAGGACACGAGCATCTGAGAGCACCTGAAGTCTCAGTGG GCAGTTCAAGTTACTGCCTGACTGTGAATTTTGCCAGCAGAAGACTCTGTGCTCTGGAGGGTTCCTCAGTAAACTTTGAAAGTGAATACACACGGCCCAGTTGGATAAGCGAAGCAGAAGCAGGCCTATGGAACAAAATAATGAGATGTGATAACCAGATTGCTGAAAATCCGACCCAGGATGCAGATCGTGTGGCTTTTCATGACGATATGAAACACCACAGCACCATGACAATCAACAACCTGAAGAAGAATGACTCAGCAGAATACACATTCGGTTTCCACGAATATGCTCGTCGATGGGATCATTGTGATTTACCTACAGTCACTTTAGTTGTCACAG TCCTGAAGGTGACAGTGACTCCTGCTGCAGATGTGACAGCAGGCCAGAAAGTCACACTGACCTGCAGCACCAGCTGTCCTCTGACTGACACAAACTACATCTGGTTCTTCAACGGTCGACCTCTGACCCTGACGGagagccaaaacaaacagctggttCTGTACCCAGTGCGCAGTCAACATGCAGGAAACTACTCCTGTGCTGCTGAAAACCTCCAAAACATCAGCTCACCTGTGGAGACTCTCACTGTTGAAC CTCTGATATCAATAGCGATATTGAATGCAGTAAAGCTGACTGTTTTGTTACTGATGGCTGCATATCTCCTCTACATGCTTGTGAG AAAGAGGACAAAACTGTGCCCTGCCGCtaagaaaagagacaaagtgCAAACTGAGCAG GCAGGCTTGCTGTATGAGAGCATCAAGCTCAAGAACTGTACACCAGGCACACGTCCAGCAGAGAAGCAGGTAGACTCTGTGAATCGGCGTTGCAGATTTTAG
- the LOC121941469 gene encoding uncharacterized protein LOC121941469 isoform X1, whose translation MIWVAECVFMGFILCTSGFGGQTVRICALKDSTVDLPCSARRPPSSLKWYTARLDGKNPVLSELSADGNHVTYNTSAESTFTLTIKDLSESDENIYCCRDDTKSCWENNIELHVSDLQVHVFPTKEGHTVSLMCSTSCALTENPVVYIWYKNGEFLYEDWSPWYQQLVSSEEAVTYSCAVKGHEHLRAPEVSVDSVTSTCFSVTYAKGRMCSYKQKSVDEPCSITFPRELRIQNTTSKLFLTLTCTTSCPMADPQTAFRWYWNKKLYSHCEDQDITFHSLFSGTFICAVKGHEGLRSNEVCSSSYCLTVNFASRRLCALEGSSVNFESEYTRPSWISEAEAGLWNKIMRCDNQIAENPTQDADRVAFHDDMKHHSTMTINNLKKNDSAEYTFGFHEYARRWDHCDLPTVTLVVTVLKVTVTPAADVTAGQKVTLTCSTSCPLTDTNYIWFFNGRPLTLTESQNKQLVLYPVRSQHAGNYSCAAENLQNISSPVETLTVEPLISIAILNAVKLTVLLLMAAYLLYMLVRKRTKLCPAAKKRDKVQTEQAGLLYESIKLKNCTPGTRPAEKQVDSVNRRCRF comes from the exons ATGATTTGGGTAGCTGAATGTGTGTTTATGGGTTTCATCCTCTGCACCTCAG GGTTTGGGGGACAAACAGTTAGGATCTGTGCCTTAAAGGATTCTACAGTGGATCTGCCCTGCTCAGCTAGACGTCCACCCTCCAGCCTGAAATGGTACACTGCACGCTTGGATGGCAAAAATCCTGTTCTGAGTGAGCTCTCTGCAGATGGAAACCATGTAACATATAACACATCAGCAGAGAGCACCTTCACTCTGACAATCAAAGACCTGAGTGAGagtgatgaaaatatttacTGCTGCAGAGATGACACAAAAAGCTGCTGGGAGAACAACATTGAGCTCCATGTTTCAG ACCTGCAGGTACATGTGTTTCCCACCAAAGAGGGGCACACAGTATCACTGATGTGCAGCACCAGCTGTGCTCTGACTGAAAATCCTGTAGTCTACATCTGGTACAAGAACGGAGAGTTCCTCTATGAGGACTGGTCTCCCTGGTACCAACAGCTGGTCAGCAGTGAGGAAGCAGTCACATACTCCTGTGCTGTCAAAGGACACGAGCATCTGAGAGCACCTGAAGTCTCAGTGG attctGTCACATCGACCTGCTTTAGCGTGACCTATGCTAAAGGGAGGATGTGTTCTTATAAGCAGAAATCAGTGGATGAACCTTGCTCCATCACTTTCCCCAGAG AATTACGTATACAAAATACTACATCGAAGTTGTTCCTAACACTGACCTGTACCACCAGCTGTCCGATGGCTGACCCTCAAACAGCCTTTAGGTGGTACTGGAACAAAAAGCTATACAGTCACTGTGAAGATCAAGACATTACATTTCACAGCCTTTTTTCTGGAACCTTCATCTGTGCTGTAAAAGGCCATGAAGGTCTGCGCTCCAATGAAGTCT GCAGTTCAAGTTACTGCCTGACTGTGAATTTTGCCAGCAGAAGACTCTGTGCTCTGGAGGGTTCCTCAGTAAACTTTGAAAGTGAATACACACGGCCCAGTTGGATAAGCGAAGCAGAAGCAGGCCTATGGAACAAAATAATGAGATGTGATAACCAGATTGCTGAAAATCCGACCCAGGATGCAGATCGTGTGGCTTTTCATGACGATATGAAACACCACAGCACCATGACAATCAACAACCTGAAGAAGAATGACTCAGCAGAATACACATTCGGTTTCCACGAATATGCTCGTCGATGGGATCATTGTGATTTACCTACAGTCACTTTAGTTGTCACAG TCCTGAAGGTGACAGTGACTCCTGCTGCAGATGTGACAGCAGGCCAGAAAGTCACACTGACCTGCAGCACCAGCTGTCCTCTGACTGACACAAACTACATCTGGTTCTTCAACGGTCGACCTCTGACCCTGACGGagagccaaaacaaacagctggttCTGTACCCAGTGCGCAGTCAACATGCAGGAAACTACTCCTGTGCTGCTGAAAACCTCCAAAACATCAGCTCACCTGTGGAGACTCTCACTGTTGAAC CTCTGATATCAATAGCGATATTGAATGCAGTAAAGCTGACTGTTTTGTTACTGATGGCTGCATATCTCCTCTACATGCTTGTGAG AAAGAGGACAAAACTGTGCCCTGCCGCtaagaaaagagacaaagtgCAAACTGAGCAG GCAGGCTTGCTGTATGAGAGCATCAAGCTCAAGAACTGTACACCAGGCACACGTCCAGCAGAGAAGCAGGTAGACTCTGTGAATCGGCGTTGCAGATTTTAG